The DNA window ATGGAGCGAATAATTTACATTATTCCCTACACTTCCATCATCGACCAGAATGCGGATGTGGTGCGTAAAATTCTTGAGCCGGAGGGTGAATTGCGAGGCAACGTCGTGCTGGAACATCACTCAAATCTCACATCGGAACAGCAAGGCTCGCGTGAAAAAGTACTAACAGAAAACTGGGATGCGCCAGTGATTTATACAACCATGGTGCAATTGCTTGAAACACTCTTCGGGGGAGGTACTCGTGGTGCAAGGCGGATGCACCAATTGGCAAACTCCGTATTGGTTTTTGATGAAATCCAGACTCTGCCAGTTAATACTGTCCACATGTTTTGCAATGCTATCAATTTTCTTGTGGAACAGTGCGGTAGCAGTGTGATTTTATGTACTGCCACTCAACCGTTACTGAATAGCGTGGATCCTTCAAAGGGAGTTTTGAAATTTACCAAAGATAGCGAAATCATGCGTGATGTGAAGCAATTATTTGACGATCTGGAGCGTGTCAAAGTGTTCAATCAACGCAAGCCAGGCGGTTGGAAAGTTGAAGAGGTCGCCGAATTGGCATTACGCGAAGTAAGTGAGAGTGGTAGCTGCCTGGCAATCGTGAATACCAAGAAATCTGCGCAAGCATTGTTCTCGTTACTCAGACAAACGCAAGGAATGCACGTGTTTCATCTCAGCACTAATATGTGTCCAGCGCACCGTAAAAAGATTCTGGCTGAAATTCGGAAGTTACTGGAGGATAAATCCCCCGTGCTTTGTGTGAGCACACAATTGATTGAAGCTGGCGTGGATGTGGATTTTGGCGCAGTTATCCGCTACACGGCAGGGCTAGATTCCATTGCGCAAGCGGCGGGCCGGTGCAACCGCAACAAACGCCGCGAGGTGGGACGTGTCCATGTCGTCAACCCAGCCGATGAAAATCTGGATATGCTCATGGATATTCGAGTAGGCAAAGAGGTGGCTGAGCGTTTGTTGGACGATCAGAAATCTGGTGCCGAAAATTTCGATGGCGGCATGATCGCGCCACAAGCCATGAAACGGTATTTTGAGTATTACTTCTTTGCGCGCAAGGATGAAATGGATTACCCGGTTTCAAGGGAGGTAGTCGGGCGCGATGACAGTTTATTAAACATGCTTTCCATCAACCTGAAAGCCGTTGCGGATTATGGCCGTGAGCACGATTCAGCGCCAAACATTTATCTACGCCAATCCTTCATGACAGCTGCCAAAGCATTTAAAGTGATCGATGCGCCGACACGGGGTATCATCGTGCCTTACGGGAGTGAGGGAAAAGAATTGATTGGTGAGCTTTGCGGCGCATTCGAGGTTGAAAAACAATTTAAACTCTTGCGTCGTGCGCAGCAATATACAGTTAATGTATTCCCTCATCAGTTGGAAAAATTACAAGAAGAAAGAGTATTGCATGAAATACAGACAGGTGTAGATATTCTCTATCTTGCAGATGCTCGCTACTACAACGAGGATTTCGGGCTGAGTTTAATGCCTGAAGGGAAAATGGAGGTTCATTGTGTCTGATTTCAGAAGAAGCAGTATTGAATTCAAGGTGTGGGGGCGATTCGCGCTCTTTACTGATCCGCTGACAAAAATCGGTGGCGAGAAGTGCTCCTACCATATCCCGACTTACGAGGCGCTTAAGGGCATTGCCAAGTCGATCTACTGGAAGCCCACTATTATTTGGGTGATTGACGAAGTTCGGGTGATGAAGCGTATTCGCACACAGACCAAAGGCACCAAGCCACTAAATTTCGAGGGTATTTATCCAAGTGAGAGGAATCCTCAGAAAAAAGAAACGCCGCCAAATACTCTGGCGATTTATACCTTTCTGTCGGATGTTGAATATCAGGTTAAAGCGCATTTTGAATGGAATATGCATCGACCTGAATTGGCGGAAGACCGCAACGAATCCAAGCATCACATCGTCGCCAAGCGAATGCTGGAACGTGGTGGACGGCAAGATATTTTCCTTGGCACCCGTGATTGCCAAGGTTATGTCGAACCCTGCAAGTTTGGGTCGGATGAAGGAGCTTACGACACCGATGGCGAGCTTGCTTATGGCCTGATGTTTCATGGGTTTGATTATCCCGACGAGACTGGCGACAACAATCTCCGCGCGCGTTTTTGGCAACCCACGATGATGAATGGTGTGATCCGATTTAGTCGCCCCGAGGATTGCAAGGTTAGTAAACTCATCAGGGAAATGCCAGTCAAGAAATTTGAGTGTGGACAAAACCTCCTTGATGTAGAAAAAGAAGAGCCATTGTCATTGGAGGATATGACATGAGCTGGATTCAGAAACTTTATGACACATATGAACAGTGTGCTGGTCAGGCTGATCTGTTCAGTACCGAATCTTCGCTGGAGCCAATATGTCATACCTCCCAGCAAGCTCACATTGAGGTAACCATTAATGGGGAGGGAGATTTCCTACGCGCCAATGTAATCCCCAAAGGACAAGGCGTGACGCTTGTGCCATGTACCGAAGCATCGGTTGGTCGGTCAGGAAGCAAGCCCATTAATCACCCGCTATGCGACAAGCTGCAATATCTTGCGGGTGACTTCAGCAAATTTGGTGGTGTGGTTACATCAGGGTTTGCAGACGATCCAACAGAACCACATAAGATTTATCAATCTCTTTTGTCCAAATGGGCGAACTCCTCTTTCACACATCCAAAAATAATTGCGATTCAAGCTTATGTGCAGAAGAGACATTTGGTTAGCGATCTTGTACGAGAAAAAATTTTACTTACCGATGAAAAGAATCAGTTGTTGACGGAGTGGAGCGGCGACAAAAAAGAAGCCCCCGCTATTTTTGGCATAATGCCTAATAGCAATTCCCCCGATGGTGCAGTCATTCGCTGGCGGGTCGAAATTCCTGGTGAACCCTTATCAGAAACTTGGAAAGATCGAGGCTTGATGGATGCTTGGATTGCTTTCTACAGCAGTCAAAAAGATAACCAAGGCCTTTGCTTGGTCACAGGTAAAATTTTGAACTTGGCAGAGCAACATCCTGCCAAGCTCAGGCATGGCGCGGATAAAGCAAAATTTATTTCATCCAATGACACCAGCGGTTTTACATTTCGCGGGAGATTTGTTGATGCCAATCAAGCTTGTGGTGTGGGCTTCGAGGTCACACAAAAAGCGCACAACGCATTGCGTTGGCTGATTACTCGTCAGGCTTACCGAAATGGTGATCAAGCAATTGTTGCGTGGGCTGTATCTGGAAAAAAAATACCAGACCCATTTGCGAATTCTTTTGATCTATTTGGAATTGTATCGGAGGAGTCAGAGGCCAAACAGAATCATGCGGGTCCAAGCGATGCAGGGCAAGCTTTTAGTCAGCGTTTAGCGAAGAAACTTGCCGGGTATCGGGTTGAAATCGGTTCTGCCAAAGAAATTGTGGTAATGGCGCTGGATTCAGCTACACCTGGTCGTATGGCGATTACCTATTACCGAGAACTTGATCATTCAGAATTTCTGAACCGAATTGAAGCATGGCATAAAGAATATGCTTGGCATCAGAATTTTAGCAAGGATATGAAGTTTATTGGAGCGCCAGCTCCCAAGGATATTGCTGAAGCTGCGTTTGGCCGCCGATTGGATGAAAAATTACGCAAAGCAACGATAGAGCGTTTGCTGCCTTGCATCATTGATGGTCAAAATATTCCTCTTGATCTCGTGGAATCAACTGCTCATAGGGTAAGCAACCGAGTTGGGCTCGAATACTGGGAGTGGGAAAAATATCTTGGCATTGCCTGTGCGTTATTTAGGGGTTATCAAAAAGAAAGGGGTTATCAAATGGCATTAGAATTAAATCGAACCAGTCGTGATTACTTATATGGTCGTCTTTTAGCGATCGCGGAAAACATTGAAGATCGCGCGCTGTATGTTGGCGGCGAGAAGCGTGATACCAGCGCTGCAAAGTTGATGCAACGTTTTGCCGATCACCCGTTTTCAACATGGAAAACTATTGAGCTTTCATTGAGCCCATATAAAACTCGTTTACGATCTAAGCGTCCAGCATTTCTTGCCACAATGGAAAGTCAGCTTGACGAGGTTATCAATTTATTTCAGACAAATGACTTTATGGAAGATAAAAAATTATCTGGGGAGTTTTTGCTAGGTTATCACTGTCAACGACAAACACTCCGAACCAAGCATGAAACCGAGCAAACCGAGAATGTAGAAATAGACATTACCGAAACAAATTGAGGAAAACATCATGAGCACATTGCAAAACAAAATCGACTTCGCCGTTATCCTGCGAGTTATACATGCAAACCCTAACGGCGATCCACTGAACGGAAATCGTCCACGCGCGGACTATGACGGACATGGAGAAATTACTGATGTTTGCATTAAACGTAAACTCAGAAATCGATTGTTGGAGAATGGTCAAAGTATTTTTGTACAGTCCGATGATCAAAAAACAGATGATTTTAAAAGCCTAAAAGCAAGAGCAGATGCTGCTCTTGGGAAGAAGCTTGGTTCAAGCGAAACAGTGAAGTTGGCTTGTGAGCAATGGTTTGATGTTCGTACATTTGGACAGCTCTTTGCGTTCAAATCAGACAAAAAAACAAAAAAAGAAACTGATAGTGAAGGTGATAGCGGCGTATCTATTGGCATTCGTGGTCCCGTAACGATCCAATCTGCATTTAGTGTGGAGCCAATCGATGTCAGTAGCACCCAGATTACCAAGAGCGTTAGCGGTGAAGGGGACGGCAGCAAGCGTGGCTCTGACACAATGGGCATGAAACATAGAGTTGACAATGGGATTTACGTTTTCTACGGTAGTATGAACCCGCAATTGGCTGAACGAACGGGATTTAGCGATGCCGATGCTGATACTTTGAAGCAATTGCTTCCAAAGTTATTTGAGAATGACGAGTCATCCGCAAGGCCAGCGGGAAGTATGGAAATACTGAAAGTGATTTGGTGGAAGCACAATTGCAAATCCGGACAATATTCTTCGGCCAAGGTACATCGAACACTTCGAGAATCGATTCAGTCTGACGGAAGTTTTGAGCTTGAGGAATTAGAAGGTCTTGAGCCTGAAATCATTAATGGGTTTTGATGGCCTTTATTATTCGCATTCAATCCAACTTGATGATAGTACTGTGCCAAGGTCATTCGAGGATTATCAAGTTAATGTTAATGAAACCGGTTTGCCATCCGGTGTAACCTTGGAAAGAAAGGCATAGCGATGAGAAACGCCAATTGTTTGATGACAAAAGAGCACCGAAATGACCAATTCAATCAGTACCAGTAACGAAGAAGCTTTATTGCGGCAGATGGTTGATACCATTGTCCGTGAGGCCTCGCCGGAAACGATCATTCTTTTTGGTTCGCGAGCACGGGGTGATGCCCGGCCGGATTCCGATGTCGATCTGCTCATTGTTGAAACCGAGCCATTTTCGCCACAGCGCAGCCGTAGGAAGGAAGCGGCGCGATTGTATATCGCGTTAAAGGGGCTGGAAATATCCAAGGATTTGCTTCTCTATAGCCGTGATGAATTCGAGCATTGGAGAAGTTCAACCAATCATGTGGTTGGACGGGCTGTGCGCGAGGGAAAAGTACTCCATGGCCGACCTTGAACGGGCGCGTGCAATGTTGCGGATGGCGCATAAAGATTTTGATGCGCTCGTCGGCATGCTGGAAAATCCTTTATTTGCAGATGAGATTTTCGGATTTCATATCCAGCAAGCGGTGGAAAAAGCATTAAAAGCATGGTTATGCATTCATGGCGATACTTATCCCATGACGCATGAGCTGGCAAGGCTACTGGCTTTACTGGAAATACAAGGTATTGAGGTGAGCGCGTATTGGCCGCTGGTTCAATACACGATATTCGCCGTTCAAGCGCGCTACGAAGAAGGTATTACCGAACTGGACGAACCGATTGACCGCGAGATGGAAATCCAGAATGTGCGGGCTTTATTGGTGCAGGTAGAGTACGCAATCACCGCACAAGGTTAAGCGCTTGGATATCGACGATCCCATCATGCTCTCCGCTTTGCAGCATTACAGCTATTGTCCGCGGCAGTGCGCATTGATTCATGTCGAACAGGCGTTTGATGAAAATGTCCATACCATGCGCGGCAATGCCGTGCATCAACGTGTCGATGAACCCGGTTATGAATCGTTTGAAGGCGTGCGCAGCGAAAAGGCATTGCCGGTTTGGTCGGAGCGTTTGGGTTTGATCGGCAAATGCGATGTCGTCGAGTTTTACCCGGATGGGCGCATTTATCCGGTGGAATACAAGCACGGTAAGAAACGTGCAAAAGCGCATGACGATATCCAATTAGCCGCGCAGGCGATCTGTCTGGAAGAAATGACCGGAAAGCCGGTGACGCACGGTGCGATTTATCATCACACTTCCCGTCGTCGCCGTGAAGTGGCCATTACCGATTCGTTGCGTCAGCAGGTTGAGGAAACTGTGGCGGCGGTGCGTGCTTTGCTGGTCTCCGGAAAATTACCGCCGCCGGTTAACGACGCGCGCTGCAAGGAGTGTTCGCTGAAAGAAATCTGCCAGCCCCAAGCTCTGGCGGATAAAACCCACCAGCACGAAATATTGACCGGATTGTTTAACGTGGACGAATAGCATAATGAAACATGCCGCATACACCGAGAAAGGCTCGTTCAACGGAAATTATTTCTTCTTCGCTGAGTGTAGCCAAAGGTCCTTCCCCGAATCGGGAGCGATCCAAGGTTCGCGGTTGATCGACAATGACCTGACAGTCTTTCAGCAAACGGTGACGAGCTGTGATTGTTACCCGCCATTGCTTGAATGCGGGATAGATTTGTGTTGTCAGTGGCAGGATAATGATCATCGGTGTTCCGATCGCGGTGAGAGCATTGTCCTGAAAAACCAGAACCGGACGGATCTTGCCGATTTCTTGCCCGCGCGGCGGATTCAGATTGGCAACCCAAATCTCGCCGCGGCGGATTACTTCCACCATTTTTCGGGAGGCTTAGTATGTGGCAAACCGCCGGATAGGCGACCCTCAACATTCTCCAGCATTTCGTTTTCAATCGGCAGAAATTCTTCGGCAATGACTTGCGCTTCTCGCCGGATACTTTCGATGGCATATCCTGATCGTGCTTCTTCCAAGAGTTGATCCATGAAACGCTTTTTCTCGATCTCCAACAGATACCAGTCCAATGCATCGCGTGCGATTTCAGAGCGGGTTTTATTTTCACGCGCTGCTTCTTCGGTAAGCCGCTGTTCAATCTGCTCGGTTAATCGAATATTGAGCGTGGTCATGCTATATTCCTCAGTATGTTATAAATTGCTGTACGAATTGTAATACAGAATGTACCAGATCCTCAATACACTCTACATCATGACACCCAATGCCTACGCGCACTTGGAGAACGATACCGTGCGCATCGACGTGGAGCGGCAAAAGAAGCTCCAAGTACCGCTGCATCACTTGGGCACACTCGTTTGCTTTGGCAATGTCATGGTCTCCCCGGCATTGATGCATCGCTGTGCCGATGATGGCATCGGTTTGGTGTTGCTGGATACGAATGGACGGTTTAAAGCCCGGCTGGAAGGTGCGGTCAGCGGCAATATTCTGTTGCGCCAGGCGCAGCACCGTAAAGCGGCGGAGGAGCCGTTCGCGCTGGCGATAGCTAAAGCGGTGATTGCCGGGAAATTACGCAATTGCCGCCAGGTGTTGCAGCGCGGTGCGCGTGAAACGACGGATGAACAAGATCAAAAAATACTTAGCCAGGCATCGGAAGCATTGGCCGGTTCCATACGTAATCTGGCGGTAGCTGCGGATCTGGATGTGGTGCGCGGTGTTGAAGGCGATGCTGCCAAAGTTTACTTCTCGGCATTGCCAAGTTTAGTGCGGCGCAATATCCGTGAGCATTTCACCATGGAGGGTCGAACCCGTAGACCGCCGCGTGACCGCTTTAATGCGTTATTGTCATTTCTTTATTCCATGGTGATGAACGATTGCCGCTCGGCGCTCGAAAGTGTCGGTCTCGATCCGCAGCTGGGTTTCTTGCACAGTGTGCGTCCCGGCAGAGCGGCATTAGCACTGGATTTGATGGAAGAGTTCCGATCCATTTTTGCCGACCGGTTGGCCCTGACGCTGATTAATCGCGGCCAGATTACCGATCGGGATTTGCAGTTACGCGAAGGTGGCGCGGTGTATCTGGAAAATGACGCGCGGAAAATCGTAGTAACAGCGTATCAAGAACGCAAGCAGGAAGAAATCACGCATCCATTGCTGGAAACCAAAGTACCGTTCGGATTATTGCCGCAACTGCAAGCGCGTTTCATGGCGCGCACCATTCGCGGTGACATGGACGGATACATCCCCTTTCTGGTGAAATAGCCATGCTCATTATCGTTACCTACGATGTTTCAACCGAAACTAAGGAAGGCCGCAGAAGATTGCGGCGTGTCGCCAAAATTTGCGAAGGAATCGGGCAGCGTGTGCAGAAATCGGTTTTCGAGTGCAAAGTCAGCCTGATGCAATACGAAGAACTGGAGCGCAGATTGCTGGCGGAAATCGACGAGAAAGAAGATAACCTGCGACTCTATCGTCTGACGGAACCCGTCGATTTGCATGTCAAAGAATACGGAAAATTCAAGGCTATTGATTTTGACGGCTCATTGATTGCCTAGCATGCGCGAATCACAAGCAACCGCAAAATCCCGGTCAGTTCGCGCAATTAATAAAACCATGAATATTAGAGATAACTTCCAAATGATGATTGTAATGATCTGCAAAAATCCCTCCCCTTCTCCAGTCCGCGCGTGTATTTAAAATTTCCTTATTGTATGATGAGGGTGCAGTAGTACTGTAGCGCCCGGCTCCCAAGCCGGGCGAGGATTGAAACAATGAAATATTCAACGCTTGCAAATCCTTCCTGTAGTAGCGCCCGGCTCCCAAGCCGGGCGAGGATTGAAACTTGACCCAGCCACCGGAAAGCGCACCCGCGTCGCGTAGCGCCCGGCTCCCAAGCCGGGCGAGGATTGAAACTGATGATTGGTGGGGGCGTTGGTGTACGTGGCATGTAGCGCCCGGCTCCCAAGCCGGGCGAGGATTGAAACTTTGCCAAGTTCAAAATATCTACAAGTTTATTGCGGTAGCGCCCGGCTCCCAAGCCGGGCGAGGATTGAAACATATAGTACCGATAATAAAATGCGGGAATGTCTGGTAGCGCCCGGCTCCCAAGCCGGGCGAGGATTGAAACTTTATTCACCGCCGCTATCATCAATAATTTAGGCGGTAGCGCCCGGCTCCCAAGCCGGGCGAGGATTGAAACATTACAGTCTGATATTACAAAAGCCGCTTGGTATAGTAGCGCCCGGCTCCCAAGCCGGGCGAGGATTGAAACCAATGTATTCACAGCGTATATTTAATGAAGGTCAGGTAGCGCCCGGCTCCCAAGCCGGGCGAGGATTGAAACAGTTCCACTCGGTCATACAATTGCCGGTTTTCAGGTAGCGCCCGGCTCCCAAGCCGGGCGAGGATTGAAACAGCCCAACATTTATTTTATGCAATTCCTGCACTGGTAGCGCCCGGCTCCCAAGCCGGGCGAGGATTGAAACGCTCCACCTGATCGATTGACCGGTAATGTATTTTGTAGCGCCCGGCTCCCAAGCCGGGCGAGGATTGAAACAAGAAAATAGATGGGTTGCTGAGCAAATGAACATGTAGCGCCCGGCTCCCAAGCCGGGCGAGGATTGAAACATTTTTAATGTTGATATGTTTAAATGAATCATGAAGGTAGCGCCCGGCTCCCAAGCCGGGCGAGGATTGAAACACGTTCTGCCTGCGCCCATACCCCGTACGCTTGGGTAGCGCCCGGCTCCCAAGCCGGGCGAGGATTGAAACACGCTTCCTGTTGCCATTGCTTTTTCGTAAGCAAGTAGCGCCCGGCTCCCAAGCCGGGCGAGGATTGAAACAGCAGATACCGTGACATTTGCCCCGGCTATGATGTCGTAGCGCCCGGCTCCCAAGCCGGGCGAGGATTGAAACTTGATCGAAACTATCGTCATCGATGTACTTCTGGTAGCGCCCGGCTCCCAAGCCGGGCGAGGATTGAAACATAGAAAAGTCAGGTTGATTATGGTTGAACGTGCGGTAGCGCCCGGCTCCCAAGCCGGGCGAGGATTGAAACTCTAATACCAGAGATTTAAAATCATTCATTTCCTGGTAGCGCCCGGCTCCCAAGCCGGGCGAGGATTGAAACAGACTGTTGCCGCACGAACTGCTTATTTGCCAGCGTAGCGCCCGGCTCCCAAGCCGGGCGAGGATTGAAACCGCAAAACGTAAAACCTGCTATACCGGACATGCCGTAGCGCCCGGCTCCCAAGCCGGGCGAGGATTGAAACGTTTATTTAACATTATTAATAAAGTTCTGGTGGGGTAGCGCCCGGCTCCCAAGCCGGGCGAGGATTGAAACTGAATTCAGAATTCACGCAAGGCACCTTAATAGAGAGTAGCGCCCGGCTCCCAAGCCGGGCGAGGATTGAAACCCGTGACCGATGCAATTGCTGTGGTTATGTAGTCGTAGCGCCCGGCTCCCAAGCCGGGCGAGGATTGAAACAGCATCCACCGCGTCAGTAACAACATCACAATCGATGTAGCGCCCGGCTCCCAAGCCGGGCGAGGATTGAAACAGTCACGTCCTTCACGTAGGTTTTGGTGATGGAGGTAGCGCCCGGCTCCCAAGCCGGGCGAGGATTGAAACTCGAAGAACTCTCGGCACTGCAAGCCGAACTGCGGTAGCGCCCGGCTCCCAAGCCGGGCGAGGATTGAAACAGCCATGACCTGGAACCCTACCACGGCGAAACCGGTAGCGCCCGGCTCCCAAGCCGGGCGAGGATTGAAACTAAACACTACAGTTCTTAACAACGAATCCATCGGGTAGCGCCCGGCTCCCAAGCCGGGCGAGGATTGAAACTTCCGATATCGACGTTGTTCGCGTAGCGTACATCGTAGCGCCCGGCTCCCAAGCCGGGCGAGGATTGAAACCTCCGCTGCACGCTAACTCAGGGTTAGACATTAAGTAGCGCCCGGCTCCCAAGCCGGGCGAGGATTGAAACCCAATGCATCTTTAAAAAGAGGGTTGGTAATAAATGTAGCGCCCGGCTCCCAAGCCGGGCGAGGATTGAAACTGGGTAATGTTGCCGGTAATGTGGCTGGCGCCATGTAGCGCCCGGCTCCCAAGCCGGGCGAGGATTGAAACATTTGCGAGCGACGCGGCAAAGGTCGTGCTGAAAGGGTAGCGCCCGGCTCCCAAGCCGGGCGAGGATTGAAACACAGAAATTTGCTTGATAGCATTCCACGGCGCTTGTAGCGCCCGGCTCCCAAGCCGGGCGAGGATTGAAACAGATATTTGGCTTGCGTAGGATTCGACAGCAGCGCGGTAGCGCCCGGCTCCCAAGCCGGGCGAGGATTGAAACGCTTGTAAATCATCATTTGTTAAATTGACGTCCATGTAGCGCCCGGCTCCCAAGCCGGGCGAGGATTGAAACCAGCCGGACTGGACGCCTTACCATAAGTTCCCGTGTAGCGCCCGGCTCCCAAGCCGGGCGAGGATTGAAACATCCTAGCTGAGGTGTGTCGGTTGCCGGATGATCAAGTAGCGCCCGGCTCCCAAGCCGGGCGAGGATTGAAACTTGCCTATCATCAGGAAACACTGAAGCAATTACGGTAGCGCCCGGCTCCCAAGCCGGGCGAGGATTGAAACTTGTCCATGGGAAATCCACTACGCAAGCTCTCGGCGGTAGCGCCCGGCTCCCAAGCCGGGCGAGGATTGAAACTGGTTGAGCAACTCATTTGCAGAAAAATAAAATCAGTAGCGCCCGGCTCCCAAGCCGGGCGAGGATTGAAACTTCGTAGAAGGTTACGCTTCAGGATTGAGCCTCCGTAGCGCCCGGCTCCCAAGCCGGGCGAGGATTGAAACATATCGACGAAGAGCCTAAAGATCAGCGCATCCGCGTAGCGCCCGGCTCCCAAGCCGGGCGAGGATTGAAACTTCTTGCGCCACATCGGGCGTCCTTTCCCACCGTGTAGCGCCCGGCTCCCAAGCCGGGCGAGGATTGAAACATCGATTAATTTCTTTTGGTTTTCTGCGGAAATGATGTAGCGCCCGGCTCCCAAGCCGGGCGAGGATTGAAACCCCGGTTAAGTCTATGTCAATGACAGATTGCTCACGTAGCGCCCGGCTCCCAAGCCGGGCGAGGATTGAAACAACTAATTTGATGTGCGCTTGAGGATGGTCATAACGTAGCGCCCGGCTCCCAAGCCGGGCGAGGATTGAAACCATGCCCCAGCATCGGGATGCCCTTGGTACGCATGTAGCGCCCGGCTCCCAAGCCGGGCGAGGATTGAAACATGATTTCCCACTTTTTGTTGATTTTGTTGGTATGTAGCGCCCGGCTCCCAAGCCGGGCGAGGATTGAAACAGATTCGCATTGATACGGTTTAAGCTGAAATCAGGTAGCGCCCGGCTCCCAAGCCGGGCGAGGATTGAAACCTGCGCGGTTCAGTATGTCCAATATCACCGGAGCGTAGCGCCCGGCTCCCAAGCCGGGCGAGGATTGAAACGACGCAACTACGCTCTTAGGCATCCTGATTGATTGTAGCGCCCGGCTCCCAAGCCGGGCGAGGATTGAAACCTGGCGGAAGTAGCCATGCAGCGCTACGGCCCGCGTAGCGCCCGGCTCCCAAGCCGGGCGAGGATTGAAACTTTTTGCGCCTGAATATAATTCGCATTTCTTTGCGGTAGCGCCCGGCTCCCAAGCCGGGCGAGGATTGAAACCTCTCTATTTTGATCCGTTATTTTAATGCCTGCCAGTAGCGCCCGGCTCCCAAGCCGGGCGAGGATTGAAACGATGATAAAGCGGATAACGCGCCGCTATCATGTGGTAGCGCCCGGCTCCCAAGCCGGGCGAGGATTGAAACATCGCTATCAAATGCTGTCCGCTGGTAAAGGTATGTAGCGCCCGGCTCCCAAGCCGGGCGAGGATTGAAACACTATGGATGAAGATTTAGAGGTGCTGGTTAAGGTGTAGCGCCCGGCTCCCAAGCCGGGCGAGGATTGAAACATTTTTGTTTGTCTCTATGCGCGCCGGGTTGTGGGTAGCGCCCGGCTCCCAAGCCGGGCGAGGATTGAAACCCA is part of the Gammaproteobacteria bacterium genome and encodes:
- a CDS encoding ribbon-helix-helix protein, CopG family, which gives rise to MTTLNIRLTEQIEQRLTEEAARENKTRSEIARDALDWYLLEIEKKRFMDQLLEEARSGYAIESIRREAQVIAEEFLPIENEMLENVEGRLSGGLPHTKPPEKWWK
- the cas2 gene encoding CRISPR-associated endonuclease Cas2, which encodes MLIIVTYDVSTETKEGRRRLRRVAKICEGIGQRVQKSVFECKVSLMQYEELERRLLAEIDEKEDNLRLYRLTEPVDLHVKEYGKFKAIDFDGSLIA
- the cas1c gene encoding type I-C CRISPR-associated endonuclease Cas1; protein product: MYQILNTLYIMTPNAYAHLENDTVRIDVERQKKLQVPLHHLGTLVCFGNVMVSPALMHRCADDGIGLVLLDTNGRFKARLEGAVSGNILLRQAQHRKAAEEPFALAIAKAVIAGKLRNCRQVLQRGARETTDEQDQKILSQASEALAGSIRNLAVAADLDVVRGVEGDAAKVYFSALPSLVRRNIREHFTMEGRTRRPPRDRFNALLSFLYSMVMNDCRSALESVGLDPQLGFLHSVRPGRAALALDLMEEFRSIFADRLALTLINRGQITDRDLQLREGGAVYLENDARKIVVTAYQERKQEEITHPLLETKVPFGLLPQLQARFMARTIRGDMDGYIPFLVK
- a CDS encoding type II toxin-antitoxin system PemK/MazF family toxin; this encodes MVEVIRRGEIWVANLNPPRGQEIGKIRPVLVFQDNALTAIGTPMIIILPLTTQIYPAFKQWRVTITARHRLLKDCQVIVDQPRTLDRSRFGEGPLATLSEEEIISVERAFLGVCGMFHYAIRPR